From Fusobacterium varium:
TGGAAACTATATAGTAGATAAATACAATTTTAACTCTTGTTTATATAAACAGAGTTAGCTGTCAATCAAATTAAACAAAAACAAAATAGGTTAAAATAATTAAGGGCACACAGGGAATGCCTAGGTAGTAAGAGCCGATGAAGGACGTGGTAAGCTGCGATAAGCTTGGGTTAGCTGCAAACGAGCGCCAACCCCAAGATTTCCGAATGGAGCAATCTGCTAAGATGGAGTCTTAGCACGAAAGAGGGTACCGAGTGAACTGAAACATCTAAGTAACTCGAGGAAAAGAAAGTAAAAACGATTCCCCAAGTAGCGGCGAGCGAACGGGGATGAGCCTAAACCATATAAGTGTCAAGGATACAGCCGTTGCTTATATGGGGTTGTGGGAAGAACGTTTGAAGAACTGTAAGATATTCAACATATCTAATGACTGAACTGGAACCAGTTGGAAAGCTGGATCGTAGAAGGTGATAATCCTGTACAGGTAAACTCATTAGAATGTATGTTCTCTCCCAAGTAACATGGAACACGAGGAATTCTGTGTGAATCTGCGAGGACCATATCTCGTAAGGCTAAATACTCTTACTAACCGATAGCGTATAGTACCGTGAGGGAAAGGTGAAAAGAACCCCGGGAGGGGAGTGAAATAGAACCTGAAACTGTGTGCTTACAAGCGGTCAGAGCTCTTCGGAGTGATGGCGTGCCTTTTGGAGAATGATCCTGCGAGTTACGTTCAGTGGCGAGGTTAAGTATAACGGAGCCGAAGGGAAACCGAGTCTGAATAGGGCGACATAGTCGCTGGGCGTAGACGCGAAACCTGGTGATCTAAGCCTGTCCAGGGTGAAGCTGTGGTAAGACACAGTGGAGGCCCGAACTCACCGCCGTTGAAAAGTTGGGAGATGAGGTAGGTTTAGGGGTGAAAAGCCAATCGAACTAGGAGATAGCTCGTTCTCTCCGAAATGCATTTAGGTGCAGCCTTGAGTGTTTAATTATGGGGGTAGAGCACTGAATGAACTAGGGGGCATATTGCTTACTGAATTCAATCAAACTCCGAATACCATAATTCAAAGCTCAGGAGTGAGACTATGGGAATTAACTTCCATTGTCAAAAGGGAAACAACCCAGACCACCAGCTAAGGTCCCTAATTATAACTAAGTGGGAAAGGAGGTGGAGATTCACAAACAACCAGGAGGTTGGCTTAGAAGCAGCCATACCTTTAAAGAGTGCGTAATAGCTCACTGGTCGAGAGTCTCTGCGCCGACAATGTAACGGGGCTAAGTTATAAACCGAAGCTGTGGAATTGCGCAAGCAATTGGTAGGAGAGCGTTCTGTAGGCCGTTGAAGGAGGAGCGTAAGCGACTCTGGAGGTATCAGAAGTGAGAATGCAGGAATAAGTAGCGAGAAAGGGGGCGAGAATCCCCCTCGCCGGAAGACCAAGGTTTTCAGGGTAAAGCTTGTCTTCCCTGAGTAAGCCGGGACCTAAGCCGAGGCTAAAATGCGTAGGCGAATGGAAAACAGATTAATATTTCTGTGCCAGTTATATTTTGTGAAGGAGGGACGCAGAAGGGTATGTGCGCGGGAGAACGGAAGTTCCCGTAGAAGCATGTAGAGTGGTCTAGCAGGAAAATCCGCTAGATTAGACTTGAGGTGTGATATATAGTCGTAAGATGAATGCACAAATCCCACGCTGCCGAGAAAAGCTTCTAACGTTAAGGTATAACTGCCCGTACCCGAAACCGACACAGGTGGTCAGGATGAGAAATCTAAGGCGGACAGGCTAACTCTCGTTAAGGAACTCTGCAAAATTGCCCCGTAACTTTGGGAGAAGGGGTGCCCCTGAATGTTAATATTCAAGCAATATGAAGCATTTGGGGGTCGCAGTGAAGAGGCTCAAGCAACTGTTTAACAAAAACACAGGTCTATGCTAAGCTGTAAGGCGATGTATATGGGCTGACACCTGCCCAGTGCCGGAAGGTTAAGAGGAGGAGTGAGAGCTCCGAATTGAAGCCCCGGTGAACGGCGGCCGTAACTATAACGGTCCTAAGGTAGCGAAATTCCTTGTCGGGTAAGTTCCGACCTGCACGAATGGTGTAATGATTTGAGCGCTGTCTTGACGGGAGGCCTGGTGAAATTGTACTACCGGTGAAGATACCGGTTACCTACAGTAGGACGGAAAGACCCCATGGAGCTTTACTGTAGCTTGGTATTGGGTTTTGGCATTGCATGTATAGGATAGTTGGGAAACTATGAAGGTATGGCGCTAGCTGTATCGGAGTTGTCGGTGGAATACCAACCATTCAATGTTGAAATTCTAATCTGTGGTTTGCAGCCACGGAAACAGTGCTAGGTGGGCAGTTTGACTGGGGCGGTCGCCTCCGAAAGAGTAACGGAGGCGTTCAAAGGTTCTCTCAGGTTGGATGGAAATCAACCGCAGAGTGCAATGGCATAAGAGAGCTTAACTGCGAGACTGACGGGTCGAGCAGGTGCGAAAGCAGGACATAGTGATCCGGCGATTCCGAATGGAAGGGTCGTCGCTCAACGGATAAAAGCTACCCTGGGGATAACAGGCTGATTTTGCCCGAGAGTCCATATCGACGGCAAAGTTTGGCACCTCGATGTCGGCTCATCGCATCCTGGGGCTGGAGAAGGTCCCAAGGGTTGGGCTGTTCGCCCATTAAAGCGGTACGTGAGCTGGGTTCAGAACGTCGTGAGACAGTTCGGTCCCTATCCACTGTAGGCGTTAGAATATTGAGAAGATCTGTCCTTAGTACGAGAGGACCGGGATGGACAAACCTCTGATGTACCAGTTGTCACGCCAGTGGCACAGCTGGGTAGTCACGTTTGGAACGGATAACCGCTGAAAGCATCTAAGCGGGAAACCAGCTTCAAGATAAGTATTCTTTAAGACTCCTTCGAGACTAGAAGGTTGATAGGTTGGGGGTGTAAGAGCTGCGAGGCTTTTAGCTGACCAATACTAATAAGTCAAAGTTTTAACCTAAAGATTGAAAAGCGCGAAAGCGTATGCTACTATATAGTTTCAAGTGTCTATTAGAAATGATAAACACACAGCTTGGTAAGAATAGCTGCGGGGGTACACCTGGTCCCATTCCGAACCCAGAAGTTAAGCCCGTAAACGCTGAAAGTACTTGGAGGGAAGCCTCCTGGGAGGATAGGAACTTGCCAAGCTTTTTTCTTTGTCAAAAAAAATAAAAATATTTTAATAAAATTATTTGACAAAGTTAAGAAAATCTGATATCATATTCTATGTCTTAGAAAGCAAGATAGAGTAAACTCTTTTTCACCATATTGAATTACAATATGGGAGGATCGCAAAGATACCGTTAATGAGTGGAGGTGTAAAATTGAGAGTAAATATTCAATTAGAATGTACAGAGTGTAAAAGAAGAAACTATAGTACATCAAAAAATAAAAAGAACACTACTGAAAGATTAGAAATTAATAAATACTGTAAGTGGGACAAAAAAGTTACTTTACACAAAGAAACTAAAAAATAGTTTTTTAATGTAAGTTTACAACATGCAGGTCAATGGCTCAATTGGTAGAGCATCGGTCTCCAAAACCGAGGGTTGGGGGTTCGAGTCCCTCTTGACCTGCCATTTTTTTTATTAAAGTCGAAAATTAAAGGTGATTTTATGAATCTGTTTCAAGGAATAAAAATGGAATATTCCAAGGTTCAATGGCCTAAAAAAGAAGAGATTGTTAATTCAACTCTTTGGGTAATTGTTATGAGCTTAGTTTTAAGCGTTTATTTGGGAGTTTTTGATTTAATTGCTTCTAGACTATTGAAAGTATTGGTATCTCTCTTTGGAGGATAATATAATGGAAAAAACATTAGTAAAAAAATGGTTTATGATTCATACTTATTCTGGGTATGAAAAAAAAGTGAAAACTGACCTTGAGCAAAAAATAGAAACACTTGGAATAGGAGAAATAGTTACAAAGGTACTAGTTCCTGAAGAAGAGACTATTGAAGAGGTTAGAGGGAAAAAGAAAACTGTAGCCAGAAAAATATTTCCAGGATATGTTATGCTAGAAATGGTAGCAACAAGAGAGGAAAGTGAAGATGGAATAAACTTTAGAGTTGATTCTAATGCTTGGTATGTAGTGAGAAACACAAATGGAGTGACAGGTTTCGTTGGTGTTGGTTCTGACCCTATTCCTATGGAAGATGACGAAGTTGCAAATATATTCAGAGTAATTGGGTATGATATTCCAGAGGAAGAAAAAGAAAATAAAGAAGTTGTAAAAATTAACTTTGGACTTGGTGATTTTGTAAAAATCCTTGGAGGAGGTTTTGCAGGTCATGAAGGAAAAGTGGCAGAAATAGATATGGAACAAAAGAAAGTAAAAGTTATGATCGAAATGTTTGGGAGAATGACTCCTGTAGAAGTAGATTTTAACAGTGTTGAGAAGGCATAGTAAGTTATGTCTTTTTAGTGGGAGATGACACCGTCATTACCACACAATTTATGGAGGTGTAATTAAATAAAATGGCAAAAGAAGTAATTAAGATAATAAAACTACAATTACCAGCAGGTAAAGCTAATCCGGCTCCACCAGTTGGACCAGCATTAGGACAACACGGAGTTAATATTATGGAATTCTGTAAAGCGTTCAATGCAAAAACTCAAGATAAAGCTGGATGGGTAATTCCAGTAGAAATTTCTGTTTATAATGATAGATCTTTCACATTCATACTTAAAACTCCACCTGCATCTGACTTATTAAAGAAAGCAGCAGGAATCCAATCAGCAGCTAAAAACTCTAAAAAAGAAGTTGCTGGACAAATAACAACAGCAAAATTAAGAGAGCTTGCAGAAACTAAAATGCCTGACTTAAATGCAGGATCAGTAGAAGCTGCTATGAAAATCATAGCTGGATCAGCAAGATCTATGGGAATCAAAATAGTAGACTAGTATTTAGTAAACTAAATTAATCTGTTGTATATGGTACAAAGTACCATGGTTATATTAAGTGGTAGGATTAATTCCGCATCACCACAAAGGGAGGAAATTAAAAAAATGGCAAAACATAGAGGAAAAAAATACTTAGAAATTGCTAAGTTAATAGAAACTGGAAAGCTTTATGAAGTAAAAGAAGCTTTAGAATTAGTTTTAAAAACAAAAACTGCTAAATTTACAGAAACTGTAGAAGTTGCATTAAGACTTGGAGTAGATCCAAGACATGCTGACCAACAAGTTAGAGGAACAGTTGTCCTTCCACATGGAACAGGGAAAACTGTAAAAGTATTGGCTATAACTTCAGGAGCTAATGTTGAAAAAGCTTTAGAAGCTGGAGCTGATTATGCAGGATCTGATGAATATATTGCTCAAATTCAACAAGGGTGGTTAGATTTTGATCTAGTTATTGCTACACCTGACATGATGCCTAAATTAGGAAGACTAGGAAAAATATTAGGAACTAAAGGATTAATGCCAAATCCAAAATCAGGAACTGTAACTCCAGATATCGCTGCTGCTGTTTCTGAATTCAAAAAAGGGAAACTAGCATTCAGAGTAGATAAACTGGGATCAATTCATGTGCCAATTGGTAAAGCTGATTTTGCTCCTGAGAAAATTGAAGAAAACTTCAAAGCTTTCTTAGATCAAATCACAAGATTAAAACCAGCATCTTCTAAAGGTCAATACTTGAGAACAGTTGCTGTATCACTAACAATGGGACCTGGTATAAAAATGGACCCTGCATTAGTAGCTAAATATGTTGGATAAATAATTTAATATAGATCCAAACCAAAGACCGTAGGTGGTTTAAACCTTAATTACCCTACCGAGGTTGGAAGCAGGTTTCGCTAGCCTCATAGTGTGATTTCAACCTCCGTTCCATTCTTTGGCACGGAGGTAATTTTTAAGAAAAGAGGAGGTGAAAAAATAAATGGCAACTCAAGCAAAAATAGATCACGTAGCTGAACTAGTAGAAAAAATTAAAAAAGCTCAATCAGTAGTATTAGTTGATTATCAAGGAATCAGTGTTAATGACGAAACTGCATTGAGAAAAAAAATGAGAGAAGCTGGTGCTGAATATCTAGTAACTAAAAATAGATTATTCAAAATAGCTCTTAAAGAAGCAGGTGTTGAGGATTCTTTTGAAGATATTTTGGAAGGAACTACAGCTTTCGCTTTTGGATACAATGATCCAGTAGCTCCTGCAAAAATCGCTTTTGATTTAGCAAAAGATAAGGCTAAAGCAAAACAAAATATTTTCAAAATAAAAGGTGGAGTTTTAACAGGAAAAAGAGTTGAGGCTGAAGGAGTAGAAGCTCTTGCTAAATTACCTTCAAGAGATCAATTACTTTCTATGTTACTTAACTCAATGCTTGGACCAATCAGAAAACTTGCTTATGCAACTGTCGCTATCGCTGATAAAAAAGAAGCAGCAGCTGAATAATTAAAGAGTTTAATTGGCTTAATTAACGAAATAAAGTAATAATTATAATAAATCACAAATTTGTGTATAAAAACTAAGGAGGAAACAATAAATGGCATTCGATAGAGAAAAATTTATAGCTGAATTAGAAGCTATGACTGTTTTAGAATTAAAAGATTTAGTAAGCGCATTAGAAGAGCACTTCGGTGTAACTGCAGCAGCTCCAGTAGCAGTAGCAGGACCAGCAGTAGCAGAAGCTGCTGAAGAAAAAACTGAATTTGATGTAGTATTAACTGCAGCAGGACCTAACAAAATTGCGGTAATCAAAGAAGTAAGAGGAATTACTGGATTAGGGTTAAAAGAAGCTAAAGAATTAGTTGATAATGGTGGAAAACTTAAGGAAGCTGTTTCTAAAGAAGAAGCTGAAGCAGTAAAAGAAAAATTAACTGCAGCAGGAGCTACAGTAGAAGTTAAATAATTGATTGGACTTTTAATTTTAAACTAAAAATCTTATTTAATTAAAAAAAATAGGCACTCTTAACCAGAGTGCCTTTTTACTAATTATTAAGGATAACTTAAAAGTATAAATTGTATTACATCATGATGTAAATTTTTGTTTTGGAACAGTGATAATTAATCATTTGGAAATAGATTTTAGCCTTTTATTTTCAAGTGATTAGGTATTAAACTTTAAAGAATTAGTAAGGGGTGTGAATTAATGGGGAAACTCGTTGAAAGATTGAATTTTGGAAGGATAAAAGAAAGAGGAACAATGCCTCATTTTCTTGAGTTCCAATTGGATTCCTATGAAGATTTTCTACAAGCTAAAGAGGCTCCAAATAATAGAAAAGATAAGGGGTTAGAATCAGCTTTTAGAGAAATTTTCCCTGTTGAATCTTCTAATGGAGATATCAAGTTGGAGTATGTTTCTTATGAATTACATGAAGCAGAGCCACCATTAAATGATGAGCTTGAGTGTAAAAAAAGAGGAAAAACTTATTCTACTTCTTTGAAAGTAAGATTAAGACTGATTAATAAGAAAAGTGGAAATGAGATACAAGAGTCTTTAGTTTACTTTGGAGAAGTTCCAATGATGACTGAAAGAGGTACATTCATAATCAATGGTGCTGAAAGAGTTGTTGTATCACAGTTGCACAGATCTCCAGGAGTTTCATTCAACAAAGAGATCAACATTCAAACAGGAAAAGACCTTTTCTCTGGAAAAATTATTCCATATAAAGGTACTTGGCTTGAGTTTGAAACAGATAAGAATGATTTCTTGAGTATAAAAATAGATAGAAAGAAAAAGGTATTAGCTACTGTATTCCTAAAGGCTATTGATTTCTTCAACAACAATACAGAGATAAAAGACTATTTTTTAGAAACTAAAGAATTAGATTTAGCCTCAATATTCCAAAAATATAAAAACAAAG
This genomic window contains:
- the rplA gene encoding 50S ribosomal protein L1; protein product: MAKHRGKKYLEIAKLIETGKLYEVKEALELVLKTKTAKFTETVEVALRLGVDPRHADQQVRGTVVLPHGTGKTVKVLAITSGANVEKALEAGADYAGSDEYIAQIQQGWLDFDLVIATPDMMPKLGRLGKILGTKGLMPNPKSGTVTPDIAAAVSEFKKGKLAFRVDKLGSIHVPIGKADFAPEKIEENFKAFLDQITRLKPASSKGQYLRTVAVSLTMGPGIKMDPALVAKYVG
- the rplL gene encoding 50S ribosomal protein L7/L12, which translates into the protein MAFDREKFIAELEAMTVLELKDLVSALEEHFGVTAAAPVAVAGPAVAEAAEEKTEFDVVLTAAGPNKIAVIKEVRGITGLGLKEAKELVDNGGKLKEAVSKEEAEAVKEKLTAAGATVEVK
- the rplK gene encoding 50S ribosomal protein L11 produces the protein MAKEVIKIIKLQLPAGKANPAPPVGPALGQHGVNIMEFCKAFNAKTQDKAGWVIPVEISVYNDRSFTFILKTPPASDLLKKAAGIQSAAKNSKKEVAGQITTAKLRELAETKMPDLNAGSVEAAMKIIAGSARSMGIKIVD
- the rplJ gene encoding 50S ribosomal protein L10 encodes the protein MATQAKIDHVAELVEKIKKAQSVVLVDYQGISVNDETALRKKMREAGAEYLVTKNRLFKIALKEAGVEDSFEDILEGTTAFAFGYNDPVAPAKIAFDLAKDKAKAKQNIFKIKGGVLTGKRVEAEGVEALAKLPSRDQLLSMLLNSMLGPIRKLAYATVAIADKKEAAAE
- the nusG gene encoding transcription antitermination protein NusG: MEKTLVKKWFMIHTYSGYEKKVKTDLEQKIETLGIGEIVTKVLVPEEETIEEVRGKKKTVARKIFPGYVMLEMVATREESEDGINFRVDSNAWYVVRNTNGVTGFVGVGSDPIPMEDDEVANIFRVIGYDIPEEEKENKEVVKINFGLGDFVKILGGGFAGHEGKVAEIDMEQKKVKVMIEMFGRMTPVEVDFNSVEKA